CACCGTCGCTTCCGGCATGAAAAACGGCCGCGCAATTGGTCGCAGCCGTTCTTGCCTTTTGTCAACTTCAAAGGGCTCAGGCCGCCCGCCGGATCGTACGGAAGAGCCCGCGCTCGCCCGCCGGCCGATGGCGCGCCGGCACGAGACGCAGCACCTCCCCGGCAAAGAGCCGCGCGTTTTCGCGCGCCTTGTCGAGATTGCTGACCTTCGCCGGGTCCATCGAATAGAGCGTGCCGCCGCAATCGAAGATATCGCGGAAGGCGGTGCGCTCGCCGATCGGCGTATCGAGCACCGTCACGCCGCGGGCGGCGAGCAGCGCCTTGATCGCCGCCATGGCGCGGGTGGTGACGAGCGAATTCATGCGCGTCAGCACGACCGAATGGTTGATGCGGATGCCCCCCTTCTCGTCGAGCTGCTTCAGGAGTTCGAGGATCTGCGCGGCGCCGCGCGCATCCATCGCACAGCCCTGCACCGGGATCATCACATGGTCGGAAAGGCCGATGGCCGTTGCCACGAGCGCATCACGCGCGCCGGCAAGGTCGATGATGAAATAGTCGGTCACCGCGCGGTTCTCGCGGATATGGCTCTGCAGGGAGCCCATGGAGACTTCCGAGATGACGGCGATGTTGCGCTGACGGCCGGAAATCTCGTGCCAGTGGCTGATCCAGCGCTGCGGGTCCGCATCGAGAATGGTGACGCGGTATCCCTGGCTCGCAAGCTCGGTGGCGAGAATGAGGGCTGCGGTGGTCTTGCCCGCGCCGCCCTTGGCATTGGCAAATGTGATAACTGGCATGACTTTCCTCTTGAAGGCTGCGAGCGTGCTCATCGCTCCGGTCGAACCGCCGAAGAATGGCGCCCGCTTAAGCGAACCTTTCAAAACATGGTTAACAAAGAGGAAATTTCCGGATCGCGAAGATTAACGATGCGGACGGACGGCATGCGGATTTTGCAAAGAAAAAGCCCGGAAAAACAACGTTTTCCGGGCCTCTGTAACTTGTTAACGGTAAGAAATCAGATGCACTCGATGAAGAGCTTCTTGGCCGCATCGAGCGTCAGCTCCACCGGATTGCCGCCGGCCGTGGGGTCGACGATGGCCATGGCGGCCATCTCGTCGATGCGGTCCGTGCCGACGCCGAGCGCGGAGAGCTTGTCCGGCACGCCGACTTCCTCGCGCAGGCGCAGCACATAGTCGAAGAAGCCGTCGAAGCCGCCCGCAATGCCGAGATAGGCGGCGGCGCTGGCGATCCTCGCCTCGATGGCCGGCCGGTTGAAGGCCAGCACCGGCGGCATCACGACGGCGTTCGTCATGCCGTGATGCGTGTTGTAGATCGCGCCGACCGGGTGGGACAGCGAATGGATCGCGCCGAGGCCCTTCTGGAAGGCGACGGCGCCCATGGCGGCCGCCGACATCATGTTGGCGCGGGCCTCGATATCCGTACCGTCCTTGTAGGCGCGCGGCAGGTATTCCTTGACGAGACGCATGCCTTCGAGCGCGATACCCTGGCTCATCGGGTGGTAGAACGGCGAGGAATAGGCTTCGAGGCAATGGGCGAAGGCGTCCATGCCGGTGCCGGCGGTGATGACCTTCGGCATGCCGACCGTCAGCTCCGGGTCGCAGATCGTCACCGAAGGCAGGAACTTCGGATGGAAGATCACCTTCTTGGTGTGCGTCTCGGAATTGGTGATGACCGAGGCGCGGCCGACTTCCGAGCCGGTGCCGGCCGTCGTCGGCACGGCGACGATGGGCGCGATGCCGTCGGAATTGGCGCGGGTCCACCAGTCGCCGACATCCTCGAAATCCCAGACCGGGCGCGTCTGGCCGGCCATGAAGGCGACGGCCTTGCCGAGGTCGAGGCCGGAGCCGCCGCCGAAGGCGACGACGCCGTCATGACCGCCGGCCTTGAAGGCCTTCACGCCGGCTTCGAGGTTCCTGTCGGTCGGGTTCGGGTCGACCTCGGCGAACATCGCCCGGCCGAGGCCTGCGGCCTCCAGGATGTCGAGCGCGTTCTGCGTGATCGCCATGGTCGAGAGGCCGCGGTCGGTGACGAGCAGCGGCTTCTTCATGCCGACCGCCTTGCAGTGGTCGGCCAGTTCCTTGATCCGGCCCGCGCCGAACTTGATCGCGGTCGGGTAGCTCCAGTTGGCGGTGATGGTCATTCTGTTCAAGCTTTCCTGAAGTGGTAGGATTTCGGACGGGTAAGGTTGTGGAAGCCGATGACGGAGAGCGAGCCGCCACGGCCCGTTTCCTTGACGCCCGTCCAGCACAGCGCCGGGTCGAGATAGTCGGCGCGATTCTGGAAGACGGTGCCGGTTTCGAGGTCGCGGGCGATGCGGGCAGCCCGTTCGCTGTCCTTCGTCCAGAGCGAGACGGTCAGGCCGTATTTGCAGTCGTTCATCAGGGCGAGCGCTTCCTCGTCGCTCTTCACCTTCATGATGCCGACGGCCGGGCCGAAGGTCTCTTCCTTCATGAATTCCATGGAGTGATCGACATCGACGAGGATCTGCGGCGCGACATAGGCGCCGCCGTCATCGGCCGGGAAGAGTTTCGGGTCGACCAGCGCCTTGGCGCCCCTGGAGACCGCATCGGCGATCTGCGAGCGCACGGTCGCGGCGAAGCGCTTGTGCGCCATCGGGCCGAGCGTCGTTTCCGGATCGAGCGGATTGCCGAGCTTGTAGTTGGAGACCCAGGCGACGGACTTCTCGACGAAGGCGTCGTAGAGCTTCTCGTTGACATAGATGCGCTCGATGCCGCAGCAGCACTGGCCCGAATTGTAGGTCGCGCCGTCCATCAGCGTATCGACGGCGGCGTCGAGATCAGCGTCCTCCATGACATAGCCCGGATCCTTGCCGCCGAGCTCGAGGCCAACCGGCGTGAAGGTGCCGGCGGCGGCGCGCTCGATGGACCGGCCGCCTTCGACGGAGCCCGTGAAGTTGATGAAGTCGAACGAATTGGCGGCGATCAGCGCCGAGGTCGTGTCATGGTCGAGGAAGACGTTCTGGAAGACGTCCTCCGGCACGCCCGCCTCGTTGAAGGCGCGCACCAGCCTTTCGCCGACCAGCAGCGTCTGCGCGGCATGCTTGATGATGACCGTATTGCCGGCCATCAGCGCCGGGGCGATCGTGTTGATCGCCGTCATGTAGGGGTAGTTCCACGGCGCGATGACGAAGACGACGCCGTGCGGCTCACGCTCGATGCGGCGCTCGAAACGGTCGCTCTCCTCGATGACGATCGGCGCAAGCGAGGAGCCCGCGATCTCGGCGACATAGTTGGAACGCTCGTTGAAGCCCTTGAACTCGCCGCCGTAGCGGACCGGACGACCCATCTGCCAGGCGATTTCCGGCACGATCTCGTCGGCCATCTCGTTGACGCGGGCGACGCCCTTGAGGACGAGCTGGATGCGCTCTTCCAGCGGGCGCTTCGCCCAGGCCTTCTGCGCTTTCTTCGCACGGGCGACGGCGGCCTGTGCGACGGCCAGCGGCATCGCCTCGCGCTCGGCATAGACCGAGCCGTCCACGGGGGATATGCATTTGATCACAGTCATGATCGACTTCCTGTTGGTTCTATCGGAATTTCAGTCTCTGGCGCTCGGCCGCCCCTCATCCGCCATGCGGCATATCCCTGACCGAACCCTTTCGCAGGCCAAGTCCCCTCTCCCCGCTTGCGGGGAGAAGGTCAGGGTGAGGGGCAGTTCCCGAAACGCTTCTACGCCCTCTCGAAGCCGCGCGCCACCTCCCAGTCGGTGATGCGGCGATCGTACTCTTCCTGCTCCCATTCGGCCGCGCGGACATAGTGATCGACCACGTCGTCGCCGAAGGCGTCGCGCAACATCTCCGACCCCTTCAGGGCCGCAGCCGCGTCGCGCAGCGTCTTGGGAATCTCGCGAATGTCCTTGCCGCCATAGGCGTCGCCCTCGAAGGGCGCTTCCAGCTCGAACTTCCCCTCGATGCCTGCGATGCCGGCGGCCAGCAGCGCCGCCATGGCGAGGTAGGGATTGAGGTCGGAGCCGCCGACGCGGCATTCGATGCGGATGCCCTTCGTGCCCTCGCCGCACAGGCGGTAGCCGGCCGTACGGTTGTCCTTGCTCCAGATCGCCTTGGTCGGTGCGAAGGTGCCCGCGACGAAGCGCTTGTAGGAGTTGATATAGGGCGCGAGGAAATAAGTGATCTCGCTGGCATGGGCGAGCAGGCCCGCCACATACATGCGCATCATCTCCGACATGCCGTATTTGGCCTCCCTGTCGAAGAACTTCGCTTGCCTGCCGTCGAGGCTCCAGAGCGACTGGTGGATATGCGAGGAGGAGCCGGCGGCGTTGTAGTTCCACTTGGCAAGGAACGTCACGGCCTTGCCGCGCTGCCAGGCGATCTCCTTGGTGGCGTTCTTGATGATCGAGTGCCGGTCCGCCATGGTCAGCGCCTCGGCATAGCGCACGTTGATCTCCTCCTGGCCGGGCGAGGCCTCGCCCTTGGAGTTCTCGACCGGAATGCCTGCGCCCTGCAGGCCGTTGCGCAGCGCGCGCATGACATCCTCTTCCTTGGTGGTCTGGAAGATGTGGTAGTCCTCGTTGTAGCCGCTGGCCGGCTGGAGGTCGCGATAGCCGCTCTCGCGGGCATGGTCGTAGGTCTGGTCGAAGAGGTAGAATTCCAGTTCGCTCGCCATGAAGGGCTTGAGACCCATCGCCTCGAGGCGCTTGACCTGCTTCTTCAGGACGGCGCGCGGCGAATGCGGCACCTCTTCATGCGTGTGATGGTCGAGCACGTCGCAGAGCACCAGCGCCGTGCCCTCCAGCCAGGGAAGCTTGCGCAGCGTCGAAAGGTCGGGCTTCATCGTGTAGTCGCCGTAGCCCGCGGACCAGCCCGTCGACTTGTAGCCCGGCACTGTTTCCATCTCGATATCGGTCGCCAGCAGGTAATTGCAGCTATGCGTTTCCTCGTAGGCGCCCTCGACGAAAAACTGCGCGTGGAAACGCTTGCCCATCAGGCGCCCCTGCATGTCCACGAGGCATGCCAGAACGGTGTCGATGCGGCCCTCGGCCACATCCTTCTTCAGGTCATCGAATGTATAGGTCACGGTCATCGGGGTGGTCCTGCGGGGTTATGGCGTCGTACCGGACCGGGCCGACAAGGGCCCGGTCCGAAGTCGTGGCGTCAGCCGTTGACGTAGGGCGGGCCGGCCTTGTTGATCACGCCGTTATAGTCCTCGAAGATCTTGACGACCTTGGCGGCCGTCTCGCTCTGTTCGGCGATCTCCTTCCAGAAGACCTTGGCGGCGTCCTCGACGACCTTCCATTCCTCGGTCGGAACGCTGGTGAGCTTCAGCTTCGTACCTTCGGCGCGCAGCTTCGCCTCGCCGCCCCAGTACCACTGGTCGCGGTAGTTGTTGCCGGCCTCGATGGCGGCCATGACCAGCTTCTTCAGGTGGTCCGGCAGCTCGGCCCACTTCTTCTCGTTGACGAAGAACGAGCCGATCCAGGCGCCCGAGATGTTGTTGGTCAGGAAGTGGTCCGTCACGTCGGCCCAGCCGACCGTGTAGTCCTCGGTGATGCCCGACCAGGCCATGCCGTCGAGCTCGCCGGTCTGCACGGCGACCTGCGCGTCCTCGTAGGGGATCGTGACGGGCACGACGCCGAACTGGCTGAGGAAGCGGCCGGCCGTCGGGAAGGTGTAGAGGCGAAGCCCCTCCAGATCCTTGACCGAGGTGATGGCCTTCTTGGTGTTGAAGTGGCACGGGTCCTGACCGGAAGACGACAGCCACACGACGCCGCCGACCTTCTCGTAGGACGAGCGCCAGATATCGGCGAGGCCGTACTGCTTGAACAGCACCGGCACGTCGAGGATCTGTTTGGTGGCGAGCGGGAAATAGCCGCCGAAGGTGGCGACATCCGCCGGCGAGGCCATGGAATCGTCGTCCGAATGCACGGCGTCGATGGTGCCGGCCTGGAGCGCGCGGAAGAGCTCGCCCGTCGGCACGATCTGGTCGGCGAAGTAGAGCTCGATCTCCAGCTCGCCCTTGGCGGAGGCGTTGATCGCATCGACGATGGGCTTGGTGACGTGCTCGCCGAGCGCGGCGCCCGCATAGGTCTGGAAGCGCCACTTGATGGCCTCCTGGGCCCTCACGATGGCGGGCGCGGAAAGCGTGGCGGCACCGGCTCCGATCGTAACCGCCCCGGCCCGCGTCAGAAATTGCCTTCTATTGGTCATATCTCTTTCCCTCTGGTTCGTTTTCGCATCTGCCCCGGAACGGCCGTTGCTTCCGGCGGCATGGTCTTCTTTTCTTCTGTGCGGCCTCATGTGGCTGCCCCGGCGTCTGCGGCCGGGGCGGTATTCGTCATTGCCCCTTGGCGTAGAAGTGCTCCGGCAGCCATGTCGCGATATCCGGGAACAGGCCGATGATGAGCAGGCTCACGATCATGATGCCGACGAACGGCCAGATCGACGCGTAGATATCCCGCATGGTGATGCCGGGCGGCGCCATGGCGCGCATCATGAACAGGTTGTAGCCGAAGGGCGGGGTGATGTAGGCGATCTGGCAGGTGATCGTGTAGAGCACGCCGTACCAGACAAGGTCGAAGCCCAGCTTCTGCACCAGCGGAATGTAGAGCGGCGCCACGATGACGAGCATCGCCGTGTCGTCGAGGAACATCCCCATGATGAGGAAGGAGAGCTGCATCAGCACCAGCACCTGCCAGGGCTCGAGGCCGAGGTCGCCGAGGAAGAAGCGCTCGATGGACTTGACCGCGCCGAGACCGTCGAAGACGGCGCCGAAGCAGAGCGAGGCGATCAGAATCCACATGAACATGCAGCTGATGCCGAGCGTCTTCTGCAGAACGTCGCTCCACAGCCGCCGCGTCAGGCGGCCGCGCTGCCAGGCGACCAGCGCCGAGGAGATCGCGCCGATCGCCGAAGCCTCCACGAGGCTGGCGATGCCGCTGAGGAACAGCCACATCATCAGCGTGAAGATACCGAGCGGAAGGATGCCGGCGGTCAGAAGCCTCAGCTTCTCGCCCATCGGCACCTTGCGGTCTTCCGCCGGCAAGGCCGGCCCGAGCGACGGATTGATCCGGCAGCGGACATAGACGTAGATCGCCATCAGCGCCGCCATCAGGAGGCCCGGGAAGACGCCGGCGAGCCAGAGCTGGCCGACCGGAACGCGGGCGATCATGCCGTAGAGCACGAGCACGATGCTCGGCGGGATGAGGATGCCGAGCGTCGAGCCGCCCTGCACCACGCCCGTCGTCATCACCTTGTCGTAGCCACGGCGCAGGAGCTCCGGCAGCGCGATGGTGGCGCCGATCGCCATGCCGGCGACGGAAAGGCCGTTCATCGCCGAGATGATGACCATGAGGCCGATCGTGCCGAGCGCGAGGCCACCGTTGATCGGCCCCATCCAGACGTGGAACGCCTTGTAGAGGTCTTCCGCGATGCCCGATTCCGAGAGCATGTAGCCCATGAAGACGAACATCGGCACCGTCAGCATCGGGTACCATTTGACGAGCTTCATGGCGGAGGCGAAGCCCATTTCCGAGCCGCCCGTACCCCATAGCAGGAAGGCCGCGACGACGCCGACGAAGCCGATGACGGCAAAGACGCGCTGCCCGGTGAGCAGCAGCACCATCATGCCGGCGAACATCGTGATTGCGATGAATTCATAGCTCATGCGATGGGCCTTCCCCGCAACTCGGCGATATCCTTGAAGAGCGAGGAGATGGCCTGCGCGAGCATCATCACGACGCCGAAGGTCATCACGATCTTGATCGGCGCCATATAGGGCGCCCAGGCGGAAAAGCTCTTTTCCTTGAACTGGATGGCATAGGTCGTGCTAGCGATGCCGCCGAACAGCATGAAGCCGAGGAAGACGATCAGCGCGATGGCCGTGACCGAATCGAAGGCCGCGCGCCGGCGCACCGACCACTGGCTGTAGAACAGGTCCATGCGGACATGGTCACCCGTCTGCATCGCGAAGGCGCCGCCCAGCATGTAGTAGGCAGCCATGGTGAACTGGGCGGATTCCAGCGTCCAGTTGGCCGGCAGATGGAAGGCCTTCGAGACGGATGAATAAAGCAGGATCGCGAACATCACGAAAATCAGATACATCGCAAAAATACCGACACGCCGGTTGAACGTGTCGACGAAACGTACATAGCTCTTGATGAAATCAGGCATGACCGTTGCCTCCCTTGGCAGCGGCGGCATCAGCCGGGCCGGACCTCCGATAAATCAACGCAAGCATCCGCTTGGCCTCTCCAGTTCGTGTTCATTTCCGTTTCCACGGCATTTCCCCGGGCCGGTTATTGATTGATTGCGGGAAGGCTCTTGGCGAGCAGCCCCGTCAGATAGCCGGCCACGACCCTCTGGCCGGCCTCGTCTCGGATGAGGTCGTTGCGGACCTCGATCATGACATTGGCAAGGCCGTTGGAAAGGCCGTGCTCCCTCAAGGTATGCGTCACGCCGTCATCCGGCCCGTAGGGCTCGTTGCGGCGGGCGTCATAGCGTCCGTCGGCCGCAGCAGCCTCCAGCATGGCGTCGGCGAGGCGCGCGTCGGTGTCGTGCAGGATGCCGATCTCGACGGCACGCGGCGCACCGAAATAGACGGGCGTGAAACTGTGCATGGTCACGATGACCGGCGGCCGGCCCTCGGCGATCCGCGCCTTCACGAGGCCGGAGAGCTTTTCGCGGAAAGGCAGATAAAGCGCCTCGGTGCGCGCATCGCGCGCCGCCCGGTCGAGCCCGGCATTGCCCGGCACGTCGAACACCTCGCTCTTTTCCGGCATGGCGGCAGGCGATTCCGGCGGACGGTTGCAATCGTAGACGAGACGGGAAAAGCGCTGGAAGAGCAGTGTCGCATCGAGGCTTTCGGCCATCAGGCGCGAGACGGCGAGCGCCCCCGGATCCCAGGCGATGTGACTGGCCAGCGCCTCTTCGGAAAGGCCCAGCGTACCGAGAGACTTCGGCAAGACGCGCGATGCGTGCTCACAGACCAGGATGACCGGACCGCGGGCAACGGCATTCTCCAGGGCGACAGGATCGCCCTCCTCCACACTCAGAATTCCCATGAGCCTGATCCCCTCGACCGGCCTTTATCGTTGATGAAGAGAATTCTTCACCATTTTGCCGCTGTCAACCGCACATTGAAAAAATCTCTTCAAAAAATCATTTGACTCCAATTGTGACAGCGATGTTTAATTTTCCAAACTCCGGCACCAGACCGGAGCGCAGGGGAATAAACTTGACGCCCAACACAGCATCCATGACGGTGTCGG
The Shinella zoogloeoides DNA segment above includes these coding regions:
- a CDS encoding ParA family protein — its product is MPVITFANAKGGAGKTTAALILATELASQGYRVTILDADPQRWISHWHEISGRQRNIAVISEVSMGSLQSHIRENRAVTDYFIIDLAGARDALVATAIGLSDHVMIPVQGCAMDARGAAQILELLKQLDEKGGIRINHSVVLTRMNSLVTTRAMAAIKALLAARGVTVLDTPIGERTAFRDIFDCGGTLYSMDPAKVSNLDKARENARLFAGEVLRLVPARHRPAGERGLFRTIRRAA
- a CDS encoding iron-containing alcohol dehydrogenase; the encoded protein is MTITANWSYPTAIKFGAGRIKELADHCKAVGMKKPLLVTDRGLSTMAITQNALDILEAAGLGRAMFAEVDPNPTDRNLEAGVKAFKAGGHDGVVAFGGGSGLDLGKAVAFMAGQTRPVWDFEDVGDWWTRANSDGIAPIVAVPTTAGTGSEVGRASVITNSETHTKKVIFHPKFLPSVTICDPELTVGMPKVITAGTGMDAFAHCLEAYSSPFYHPMSQGIALEGMRLVKEYLPRAYKDGTDIEARANMMSAAAMGAVAFQKGLGAIHSLSHPVGAIYNTHHGMTNAVVMPPVLAFNRPAIEARIASAAAYLGIAGGFDGFFDYVLRLREEVGVPDKLSALGVGTDRIDEMAAMAIVDPTAGGNPVELTLDAAKKLFIECI
- a CDS encoding aldehyde dehydrogenase family protein yields the protein MTVIKCISPVDGSVYAEREAMPLAVAQAAVARAKKAQKAWAKRPLEERIQLVLKGVARVNEMADEIVPEIAWQMGRPVRYGGEFKGFNERSNYVAEIAGSSLAPIVIEESDRFERRIEREPHGVVFVIAPWNYPYMTAINTIAPALMAGNTVIIKHAAQTLLVGERLVRAFNEAGVPEDVFQNVFLDHDTTSALIAANSFDFINFTGSVEGGRSIERAAAGTFTPVGLELGGKDPGYVMEDADLDAAVDTLMDGATYNSGQCCCGIERIYVNEKLYDAFVEKSVAWVSNYKLGNPLDPETTLGPMAHKRFAATVRSQIADAVSRGAKALVDPKLFPADDGGAYVAPQILVDVDHSMEFMKEETFGPAVGIMKVKSDEEALALMNDCKYGLTVSLWTKDSERAARIARDLETGTVFQNRADYLDPALCWTGVKETGRGGSLSVIGFHNLTRPKSYHFRKA
- a CDS encoding glutamine synthetase family protein, with amino-acid sequence MTVTYTFDDLKKDVAEGRIDTVLACLVDMQGRLMGKRFHAQFFVEGAYEETHSCNYLLATDIEMETVPGYKSTGWSAGYGDYTMKPDLSTLRKLPWLEGTALVLCDVLDHHTHEEVPHSPRAVLKKQVKRLEAMGLKPFMASELEFYLFDQTYDHARESGYRDLQPASGYNEDYHIFQTTKEEDVMRALRNGLQGAGIPVENSKGEASPGQEEINVRYAEALTMADRHSIIKNATKEIAWQRGKAVTFLAKWNYNAAGSSSHIHQSLWSLDGRQAKFFDREAKYGMSEMMRMYVAGLLAHASEITYFLAPYINSYKRFVAGTFAPTKAIWSKDNRTAGYRLCGEGTKGIRIECRVGGSDLNPYLAMAALLAAGIAGIEGKFELEAPFEGDAYGGKDIREIPKTLRDAAAALKGSEMLRDAFGDDVVDHYVRAAEWEQEEYDRRITDWEVARGFERA
- a CDS encoding TRAP transporter substrate-binding protein produces the protein MTNRRQFLTRAGAVTIGAGAATLSAPAIVRAQEAIKWRFQTYAGAALGEHVTKPIVDAINASAKGELEIELYFADQIVPTGELFRALQAGTIDAVHSDDDSMASPADVATFGGYFPLATKQILDVPVLFKQYGLADIWRSSYEKVGGVVWLSSSGQDPCHFNTKKAITSVKDLEGLRLYTFPTAGRFLSQFGVVPVTIPYEDAQVAVQTGELDGMAWSGITEDYTVGWADVTDHFLTNNISGAWIGSFFVNEKKWAELPDHLKKLVMAAIEAGNNYRDQWYWGGEAKLRAEGTKLKLTSVPTEEWKVVEDAAKVFWKEIAEQSETAAKVVKIFEDYNGVINKAGPPYVNG
- a CDS encoding TRAP transporter large permease; amino-acid sequence: MSYEFIAITMFAGMMVLLLTGQRVFAVIGFVGVVAAFLLWGTGGSEMGFASAMKLVKWYPMLTVPMFVFMGYMLSESGIAEDLYKAFHVWMGPINGGLALGTIGLMVIISAMNGLSVAGMAIGATIALPELLRRGYDKVMTTGVVQGGSTLGILIPPSIVLVLYGMIARVPVGQLWLAGVFPGLLMAALMAIYVYVRCRINPSLGPALPAEDRKVPMGEKLRLLTAGILPLGIFTLMMWLFLSGIASLVEASAIGAISSALVAWQRGRLTRRLWSDVLQKTLGISCMFMWILIASLCFGAVFDGLGAVKSIERFFLGDLGLEPWQVLVLMQLSFLIMGMFLDDTAMLVIVAPLYIPLVQKLGFDLVWYGVLYTITCQIAYITPPFGYNLFMMRAMAPPGITMRDIYASIWPFVGIMIVSLLIIGLFPDIATWLPEHFYAKGQ
- a CDS encoding TRAP transporter small permease subunit — translated: MPDFIKSYVRFVDTFNRRVGIFAMYLIFVMFAILLYSSVSKAFHLPANWTLESAQFTMAAYYMLGGAFAMQTGDHVRMDLFYSQWSVRRRAAFDSVTAIALIVFLGFMLFGGIASTTYAIQFKEKSFSAWAPYMAPIKIVMTFGVVMMLAQAISSLFKDIAELRGRPIA
- a CDS encoding N-formylglutamate amidohydrolase — translated: MGILSVEEGDPVALENAVARGPVILVCEHASRVLPKSLGTLGLSEEALASHIAWDPGALAVSRLMAESLDATLLFQRFSRLVYDCNRPPESPAAMPEKSEVFDVPGNAGLDRAARDARTEALYLPFREKLSGLVKARIAEGRPPVIVTMHSFTPVYFGAPRAVEIGILHDTDARLADAMLEAAAADGRYDARRNEPYGPDDGVTHTLREHGLSNGLANVMIEVRNDLIRDEAGQRVVAGYLTGLLAKSLPAINQ